Part of the Micromonospora inyonensis genome, GGAGTAATGGGAACGCTGTCGGTTCCCTCATCGGGCAGGATAAGCGGATGCCGAGCCTGAGCCGTGTAGAGGCGACTGCGCGTGGCGCGTCGATTACCGTCGAGTCCTATCAGGTGGACCTTGACCTGACCGGCGACGGTGACCGCTTCCACTCACACGTCACCATCACCTTCCGGGCCACCCCCGGAGCGGGAACCTTCGTCGAGGTCAAACCCGCCCAGCTGGTCGGGGTCCGCCTCAACGACCGGGCCCTCGACCCGGGTCTGCTGGTCGACGACCGCCTGCCGCTGACCGGGCTGGCCGCGGTGAACACGCTGACCGTCGAGGCGGAGATGGCGTACTCGAACACCGGTGAGGGCATGCACCGGTTCGTCGACCCGGTCGACGGCGAGACCTACCTCTACGCGATGTCCTTCCTGGACGACGTGCAGCGCATCTTCGCCGCCTTCGACCAGCCCGACCTGAAGGCGCCGGTGACCCTCTCGGTCACCGCCCCACCGGAGTGGACGGTCGCCGCCAACGGGACGCTCGCCGCCACGCCCCGCCCCGGACGCTGGGAGTTCGCCCCGACCGCGCCGCTGGCCACCTACTTCTTCAGCCTGATCGCCGGGCCGTACCACGTCCGGCGGACCGAGCACGACGGCATCCCGCTCGGCCTGTACTGCCGGCGTTCCCTCGCCGCGCACCTCGACGCCGACGTCGAGGAGATCTTCACCGTCACCCGGCAGTGCCTCGACCGTTTCCACCAGCTCTTCGCCGAGCGCTACCCGTTCGAGAAGTACGACCAGGCGTTCGTGCCGGAGTTCAACGCCGGTGCCATGGAGAACCCGGGCCTGGTCACCATCCGCGACGACTACGTCTTCCGGTCGGCGGTGACCGACTCGCAGCGCGAGCTGCGCGCCACCACGATCGCCCACGAGATGGCGCACATGTGGTTCGGTGACCTGGTCACCATGCGCTGGTGGGACGACCTGTGGCTGAACGAGTCCTTCGCCGAGTACCTCGGTGTCCGGGTGACCGCCGAGGCCACCCGCTTCGACCAGGCGTGGACGACCTTCGCGCTGCGGCGCAAGGCCTGGGGGTACGCCGCCGACCAGCGCCCCTCGACCCACCCGGTCGCCCCCGAGGAGGTCACCGACGCCGCCGAGGGCCTGCTCAACTTCGACGGCATCTCGTACGCCAAGGGCGCCAGCGTGCTGCGGCAGCTCGTCGCCTGGCTGGGCGACGAGGCGTTCCTCGCCGGCCTGAACGCGCACTTCGCCGCGCACCGGTTCGGCAACGCCACCCTCGCCGACCTGCTGGCCAGCCTGAGCGCCGCCAGTGGGCGGGACCTCGGCGGCTGGGCGGAGCGCTGGCTGCGCCGGCCGCAGGTGAACACCCTGCGGGCCGAGGTGGGCCTGGACGCCGACGGCCGGTACACCGAGGTGGCCATCTCGCAGACCGCCCCGGAGACCCACCCGGTGCTGCGTCCGCACCGGATCGCGGTCGGGCTCTACTCGGTCGACGGGACGGTGGAGCGACGGGAGGTCGACCTCGACCCGGCCACCGACGGCGGCCGTACCGTCCTACCCGAGCTGGCCGGTCGGCCGGCGGCCCGGCTGCTGCTGCCCAACGACGGTGACCTGACCTTCGCCAAGGTACGCCTCGACCCGGCCTCGGTGGACGCCGTACCGCTGGTGCTGCCGGGCCTGGCCGACCCGCTGGCGCGCGCGCTGCTCTGGGGCGAGGCGCTGCACGCGGCGACCGACGGGGAGCGGCCGGTGACCGACGTGGTGGCGCTGATCGCGGTGGCGCTCCCCGCCGAGACCGAGGTGATCATCGCCGAGGACGTGCTCGCCCTGAGCCGCCCGCTGATCGACCGCTACCTCGAACCGGGGGCGCGGGACGCGGCGCTGGCCGAGGTGGCCGGAGCCTGCCGACGACTGCTGGCCGCCGCGCCGGCCGGCGGGTCGCTCCAGCTGGCCGCGGCCCAGGGGCTGATCGCGGCCGGCACCGACACCGCGCTGCTCGGCGGCTGGCTGGCCGGGACCGGGGTGCCCGAAGGGCTGACCGTCGACGCCGACCTGCGCTGGTCGCTGCTGCGCCGGCTGGTGGTGCTCGGTGCGGCAGGCGAGGCGGAGATCGCCGCCGAGGCGACCGCCGATCCGAGCGCGACCGGCGCGGTGGAGGCGGCCCGGTGCCGGGCGGCGCTGCCCGACCCGGACGCCAAGCGCCGGGCCTGGGAGATCGTCACCCGGGACACCGGACTGTCGAACCGGCTGGTCGAGGCGGCTGCCGGGGGCTTCTGGCAGCCCGAACAGGCCGAGGTGACCGGGCCGTACGTGGCGCGGTACTTCGCCGAGATGCCGGCGGCGGCGACGCTGCGTACCGCGTGGGTGGCCGAGCAGGTCGCGAAGCTGGCCTACCCCCGGTACGCCGTGGCAGCCTCGACCCGGGAGCTGGCCGCGGCGCTGCTGGCCCGGGAGGACCTCACCCCCGGTCTGCGCCGGGTGGTCACCGACGCCGACGACGACCTGCGGCGGGCCCTGGTCGCCCGGACCGCCCGCGCGGTGGCGGCGTGACCACCGCCGGTACCGCCGACGGCAGGGACACCGCCGTCACCCGCGTCGACGTGGACGCCGCCGTGGCCCGGGTGGTCGGGGTGGGGCCGGTCGGCGCGCCCACCCCGCATGCCGCGCTGGCGGCCGGCGGACCGACGGACGTACCGGTGTCCGGGGTGGCCGCCGACTCGCTCGGCGCGCCGGCTCGGCCGGATCGCCTTCGACGTGGCGGTCGGCTGCGACGTCCGGTCCCTGCTGGTCGGCGACGACCTGGGCTGAGCGACGGCGGTCGCTGTGACCGCTGCCGCAGCCGTGGAGCAGGGCAGGTCGACCGCCTCCCGCCGGGCATACGATCTCCGGATGGAGGAAGACATCCGGC contains:
- the pepN gene encoding aminopeptidase N, translating into MPSLSRVEATARGASITVESYQVDLDLTGDGDRFHSHVTITFRATPGAGTFVEVKPAQLVGVRLNDRALDPGLLVDDRLPLTGLAAVNTLTVEAEMAYSNTGEGMHRFVDPVDGETYLYAMSFLDDVQRIFAAFDQPDLKAPVTLSVTAPPEWTVAANGTLAATPRPGRWEFAPTAPLATYFFSLIAGPYHVRRTEHDGIPLGLYCRRSLAAHLDADVEEIFTVTRQCLDRFHQLFAERYPFEKYDQAFVPEFNAGAMENPGLVTIRDDYVFRSAVTDSQRELRATTIAHEMAHMWFGDLVTMRWWDDLWLNESFAEYLGVRVTAEATRFDQAWTTFALRRKAWGYAADQRPSTHPVAPEEVTDAAEGLLNFDGISYAKGASVLRQLVAWLGDEAFLAGLNAHFAAHRFGNATLADLLASLSAASGRDLGGWAERWLRRPQVNTLRAEVGLDADGRYTEVAISQTAPETHPVLRPHRIAVGLYSVDGTVERREVDLDPATDGGRTVLPELAGRPAARLLLPNDGDLTFAKVRLDPASVDAVPLVLPGLADPLARALLWGEALHAATDGERPVTDVVALIAVALPAETEVIIAEDVLALSRPLIDRYLEPGARDAALAEVAGACRRLLAAAPAGGSLQLAAAQGLIAAGTDTALLGGWLAGTGVPEGLTVDADLRWSLLRRLVVLGAAGEAEIAAEATADPSATGAVEAARCRAALPDPDAKRRAWEIVTRDTGLSNRLVEAAAGGFWQPEQAEVTGPYVARYFAEMPAAATLRTAWVAEQVAKLAYPRYAVAASTRELAAALLAREDLTPGLRRVVTDADDDLRRALVARTARAVAA